Proteins encoded together in one Streptomyces sp. TLI_171 window:
- a CDS encoding rhomboid family intramembrane serine protease, whose amino-acid sequence MDAAQPAPGAQAPEAPSPTCFRHADRESYVRCSRCDRYACPDCRREAAVGYQCVECVKSGRQGVRQARTAFGGRITSRPYGTIALIVVNVAVYLAEVAGGRDFVNRFAMIGSGALWPYDPDTWDGFTPIPVGGVAHGEWYRLITGNFLHLQPTEPPLGVAHLLLNMYWLWMLGRVVEDRLGVLRMVGLYLLSALGCSALEYLLNPHGLSLGASGAVFGLVGGYWVLSRKQGYDPLGGSQLMVTFVIWMVLSAGFASWQGHLGGLLAGLGGGAALAYAPREQRGTVQAISLTAVLAVVAIVVVIATDQLNQLG is encoded by the coding sequence ATGGACGCCGCGCAGCCCGCCCCGGGAGCCCAGGCTCCCGAGGCCCCGTCGCCGACCTGCTTCCGGCACGCCGACCGCGAGTCGTACGTGCGCTGCTCGCGCTGCGACCGCTACGCCTGCCCGGACTGCCGCCGCGAGGCCGCGGTCGGCTACCAGTGCGTGGAGTGCGTCAAGTCCGGCCGGCAGGGCGTCCGGCAGGCCCGGACGGCGTTCGGCGGCCGGATCACCTCCCGGCCGTACGGCACCATCGCGCTGATCGTGGTGAACGTCGCCGTGTACCTCGCCGAGGTGGCCGGCGGCAGGGACTTCGTCAACCGCTTCGCGATGATCGGCTCGGGCGCCCTGTGGCCGTACGACCCCGACACCTGGGACGGCTTCACCCCGATACCGGTGGGCGGCGTCGCGCACGGCGAGTGGTACCGCCTGATCACCGGCAACTTCCTGCACCTGCAGCCGACCGAGCCGCCGTTGGGCGTCGCCCACCTGCTGCTCAACATGTACTGGCTGTGGATGCTCGGCCGGGTGGTCGAGGACCGCCTCGGCGTGCTGCGGATGGTGGGGCTGTACCTGCTCTCCGCGCTGGGCTGCTCCGCGCTCGAGTACCTGCTCAACCCGCACGGCCTGTCGCTGGGCGCGTCCGGCGCGGTGTTCGGACTGGTCGGCGGCTACTGGGTGCTGAGCCGCAAGCAGGGCTACGACCCGCTGGGCGGAAGCCAGTTGATGGTCACCTTCGTGATCTGGATGGTTCTCTCGGCCGGGTTCGCCTCCTGGCAGGGCCACTTGGGCGGCCTGCTGGCCGGCCTGGGCGGCGGCGCGGCACTCGCCTACGCCCCGCGCGAGCAGCGCGGCACCGTCCAGGCGATCAGCCTGACGGCGGTGCTGGCGGTGGTGGCGATCGTCGTCGTGATCGCCACCGACCAGCTCAACCAGCTGGGTTGA
- a CDS encoding PLP-dependent aminotransferase family protein, giving the protein MRELLISLGEGEGELTGRLVRALRAAVRSGRLAAGERLPASRVLAVELGVSRGVVVEAYEQLAAEGYLVGRQGSGTRVAAGVAGGPAAVPARVAPAEVRYDLKPGSPDLGAFPRTAWAGAVRRALQGAANRDLGYGDPAGLPQLRGELAAYLGRVRAVAAPPERVVVTSGVGQGLALLLQVLARRGRGPIAVEDPGSPGTLELLRAHGVEPLGVPVDQEGLVVDALAASGARTVLVTPAHQYPTGVVLSARRRTELAGWARAGGLVVEDDYDAEFRYDREPLGAVQGLAPERTVYLGSLSKTLAPGLRLGWAVLPSPLAEDFRRAKQYADLGTGAIDQLAFAALLQSGGYDRHLRTVRPRYRARCQALAEALRTHLPQAELQGVAAGLHLYADLPDGLDERAVAAAALRRGVRVATVAPGRTAGSVGRPALALGYAGLAEQRLREAAALLGEAVREVLNPAG; this is encoded by the coding sequence GTGCGGGAGTTGCTGATCTCGTTGGGGGAGGGTGAGGGCGAGCTGACCGGGCGGTTGGTCCGCGCGTTGCGGGCGGCCGTGCGGTCGGGCCGGCTGGCGGCGGGGGAGCGGCTGCCGGCGAGTCGGGTGCTGGCCGTCGAGCTGGGGGTCTCGCGCGGCGTGGTGGTGGAGGCGTACGAGCAACTCGCGGCCGAGGGCTACCTGGTGGGGCGGCAGGGATCGGGCACCAGGGTCGCGGCGGGGGTCGCGGGCGGCCCGGCGGCGGTGCCGGCCCGGGTGGCCCCGGCGGAGGTGCGGTACGACCTGAAGCCCGGCTCGCCGGACCTCGGGGCGTTCCCGCGGACGGCCTGGGCGGGTGCGGTACGGCGCGCCCTGCAGGGGGCCGCGAACCGGGACCTCGGGTACGGCGATCCGGCCGGACTCCCGCAGCTGCGCGGGGAGTTGGCGGCCTACCTGGGCCGGGTGCGGGCGGTGGCCGCGCCGCCCGAGCGGGTGGTGGTGACCAGCGGGGTCGGGCAGGGACTGGCGCTGCTGCTGCAGGTGCTGGCCCGGCGCGGGCGCGGGCCGATCGCGGTGGAGGACCCGGGCTCGCCCGGCACGCTGGAGCTGCTGCGCGCCCACGGGGTCGAGCCGCTCGGCGTCCCCGTCGACCAGGAGGGCCTGGTGGTCGACGCGTTGGCGGCGAGCGGGGCCCGGACGGTCCTGGTCACCCCGGCCCACCAGTACCCGACCGGGGTGGTGCTCTCGGCCCGCCGGCGGACCGAACTCGCCGGCTGGGCCCGGGCCGGCGGGCTGGTGGTCGAGGACGACTACGACGCGGAGTTCCGCTACGACCGCGAACCGCTGGGCGCCGTCCAGGGGTTGGCGCCCGAGCGGACGGTGTACCTGGGCTCGCTCAGCAAGACCCTGGCGCCCGGCCTGCGGCTCGGCTGGGCGGTGCTGCCGAGCCCGCTCGCCGAGGACTTCCGGCGAGCCAAGCAGTACGCCGACCTCGGCACCGGCGCGATCGACCAACTCGCCTTCGCGGCGCTGCTGCAGAGCGGCGGCTACGACCGCCACCTGCGCACCGTCCGCCCCCGCTACCGGGCCCGCTGCCAGGCGCTGGCCGAGGCCCTGCGCACCCACCTGCCGCAGGCCGAACTCCAGGGCGTGGCAGCCGGACTGCACCTGTACGCGGACCTGCCCGACGGCCTCGACGAGCGGGCCGTCGCGGCCGCGGCGCTGCGCCGCGGGGTGCGGGTGGCGACGGTCGCACCGGGGCGGACCGCCGGGTCCGTCGGGCGGCCGGCGCTGGCGCTGGGTTACGCGGGGCTCGCCGAGCAGCGGCTGCGGGAGGCCGCGGCGCTGCTCGGCGAGGCCGTCCGCGAGGTGCTCAACCCAGCTGGTTGA
- a CDS encoding DMT family transporter: MPTSAATPSTAAPSATAAADRGSGSLRAAAAMTLLGASTGVTALASSYPLAAGQALRYALASAVLLPLARRQGRLAHRPTARELGLLLALAGTGLFAFNLLMVTALRHTDASVVGSVVGCTPLLLGVLSPLLARRRPAPRLLAAAAVVVAGAALTQGFGSGDAVGLACATGTLLCEAAFSLLAVPLLPRLGPVRVSAYTTLLAVPMFAVTAALSPSALRAPTAAELLALLYLGLVLTCVAFLLWYSALTRLPADQAGLFGGLIPLTATLSGAVLTATAPTPLQFLGAGLVTAALVVRPARRPG; the protein is encoded by the coding sequence ATGCCCACCTCCGCCGCCACCCCTTCCACCGCCGCCCCGTCCGCCACCGCCGCCGCCGACCGCGGGTCCGGCTCGCTGCGGGCGGCGGCCGCGATGACCCTGCTCGGCGCGTCCACCGGTGTCACCGCGCTGGCCTCGTCCTATCCGCTGGCCGCCGGCCAGGCGCTGCGCTACGCGCTGGCGTCGGCGGTGCTGCTGCCGCTGGCCCGTCGGCAGGGGCGGCTCGCTCACCGCCCGACGGCCCGTGAACTCGGCCTGCTGCTGGCCCTCGCGGGCACCGGCCTGTTCGCGTTCAACCTGCTGATGGTCACCGCACTGCGGCACACCGACGCGTCCGTGGTCGGCAGCGTCGTCGGCTGCACGCCGCTGCTGCTGGGCGTGCTCTCGCCGCTGCTGGCCCGCCGCCGGCCCGCGCCCCGGCTGCTCGCGGCGGCGGCCGTGGTGGTGGCCGGCGCGGCCCTCACCCAGGGGTTCGGCTCCGGCGACGCGGTCGGCCTGGCGTGCGCGACCGGCACCCTGCTGTGCGAGGCGGCGTTCTCGCTGCTGGCCGTCCCGCTGCTGCCCCGGCTGGGCCCGGTGCGGGTGTCCGCGTACACCACGCTGCTGGCGGTGCCGATGTTCGCCGTGACGGCCGCGCTCTCCCCGTCCGCGCTGCGCGCGCCGACCGCCGCCGAACTGCTCGCCCTGCTGTACCTCGGGCTGGTGCTGACCTGCGTGGCGTTCCTGCTCTGGTACTCGGCGCTGACCCGGCTGCCCGCCGACCAGGCCGGGCTGTTCGGCGGCCTGATCCCGCTCACCGCGACCCTCTCGGGAGCCGTCCTCACCGCAACCGCGCCGACGCCGCTGCAGTTCCTCGGCGCCGGCCTGGTCACCGCCGCGCTGGTGGTCCGCCCGGCCCGCCGCCCGGGTTGA
- a CDS encoding polysaccharide deacetylase family protein, with the protein MTVDRRSVLRSSARLAALTAAGGLAAACGGPSDGDGAKSASVAARPQPAHLAETASPTASPSPGVSASPSPTAFALPPLAADTPQEVVTGPRSRSQLALTFHGQGDPAIATALLTAAEQRGARLTVLVVGSWLDEQPQIAQRILAGGHELGNHTQNHLDISSMRPQQAHEEIAQCAERLQRLTGSIGRWFRPSATQYANAMVKEQARQVGYQHVLSFDVDPRDYADPGADTVTHRVLKTAEAGSVVALHMGHPGTATALPAILDGLSAKGLHAVTASELCA; encoded by the coding sequence ATGACAGTCGACCGCCGCAGTGTTCTGCGTTCCTCCGCCCGCCTGGCCGCGCTGACCGCCGCCGGGGGCCTCGCCGCCGCCTGCGGCGGCCCGTCCGACGGCGACGGCGCGAAGAGCGCCTCGGTGGCGGCCCGCCCGCAGCCGGCGCACCTCGCCGAGACCGCGAGCCCGACCGCGAGCCCGTCGCCCGGCGTGTCCGCCTCCCCGTCGCCGACCGCGTTCGCGCTGCCGCCGCTCGCCGCGGACACCCCGCAGGAGGTGGTGACGGGCCCGCGCAGCAGGTCGCAGCTGGCGCTGACCTTCCACGGCCAGGGCGACCCGGCGATCGCGACGGCGCTGCTGACGGCGGCCGAGCAGCGCGGCGCCCGGCTGACGGTGCTGGTGGTGGGCAGCTGGCTGGACGAGCAGCCGCAGATCGCGCAGCGGATCCTGGCCGGCGGCCACGAGCTCGGCAACCACACCCAGAACCACCTGGACATCTCCTCGATGCGCCCGCAGCAGGCGCACGAGGAGATAGCGCAGTGCGCGGAGCGGCTGCAGCGCCTCACCGGGTCGATCGGCCGCTGGTTCCGGCCCTCGGCGACGCAGTACGCCAACGCGATGGTGAAGGAGCAGGCCCGCCAGGTCGGCTACCAGCACGTGCTCTCCTTCGACGTCGACCCGCGCGACTACGCCGACCCGGGCGCCGACACCGTCACCCACCGGGTGCTGAAGACCGCGGAGGCCGGTTCGGTGGTGGCCCTGCACATGGGGCACCCGGGCACGGCGACGGCGCTGCCGGCGATCCTGGACGGCCTGTCCGCGAAGGGCCTGCACGCGGTGACCGCTTCCGAGCTCTGCGCCTGA
- a CDS encoding ketopantoate reductase family protein, with translation MRYLILGAGAVGGTIGGRLHQAGHDVVLVARGPHLAALRADGLRLTTPDGVHRLPVPAIGGPDEIALTADDVLVLAVKTQHSAALLDRWAPRPVAGGGTAAERLPVVCAQNGVANERLALRRFARVYGMCVWLPSTHLEPGRVSAAGSPRSGMLHLGRFPHGADEFARRMSADLTASYFDAPVSADVMAWKYAKLLSNLGNALEAVAGPIDGELRERVWRRVKAEGEAVLAAAGIGYPSEEEQRAKRGDRVAQVPLAGERRGGGSSWQSLARGTGDIEADYLNGEVVLLGRLHGVPTPLNEALQRLAAAFAREGRPAGSLPDAELAALAAG, from the coding sequence ATGCGCTACCTCATCCTCGGCGCCGGCGCGGTCGGCGGCACCATCGGCGGCCGTCTCCACCAGGCCGGACACGACGTGGTCCTGGTCGCCCGCGGCCCGCACCTGGCGGCGCTGCGCGCCGACGGCCTGCGACTGACCACCCCGGACGGCGTGCACCGGCTGCCCGTCCCGGCGATCGGCGGCCCGGACGAGATCGCCCTGACCGCGGACGACGTGCTGGTTCTGGCGGTGAAGACCCAGCACTCCGCCGCGCTGCTCGACCGGTGGGCGCCGCGTCCGGTCGCGGGCGGCGGCACCGCGGCGGAGCGGCTGCCGGTGGTGTGCGCGCAGAACGGCGTGGCGAACGAGCGGCTGGCGCTGCGCCGCTTCGCCCGGGTGTACGGGATGTGCGTGTGGCTGCCGTCCACGCACCTGGAGCCGGGCCGGGTGTCGGCGGCGGGCTCGCCGCGCTCCGGCATGCTGCACCTGGGCCGCTTCCCGCACGGCGCGGACGAGTTCGCGCGGCGGATGTCGGCGGACCTGACGGCCTCGTACTTCGACGCACCGGTCAGCGCGGACGTGATGGCGTGGAAGTACGCCAAGCTGCTGTCCAACCTGGGCAACGCGCTGGAGGCGGTGGCGGGGCCGATCGACGGGGAGCTGCGCGAGCGGGTGTGGCGGCGGGTGAAGGCCGAGGGCGAGGCGGTGCTGGCGGCCGCCGGGATCGGGTACCCGTCGGAGGAGGAGCAGCGGGCGAAGCGCGGCGACCGGGTGGCGCAGGTGCCGCTGGCGGGCGAGCGGCGCGGCGGCGGGTCGTCCTGGCAGAGCCTGGCGCGCGGCACCGGGGACATCGAGGCGGACTACCTGAACGGCGAGGTGGTGCTGCTGGGCCGGCTGCACGGGGTGCCGACCCCGCTGAACGAGGCGCTGCAGCGGCTGGCGGCGGCGTTCGCCCGCGAGGGCCGCCCGGCGGGTTCGCTCCCGGACGCCGAGCTGGCCGCGCTCGCGGCCGGCTGA
- a CDS encoding SDR family NAD(P)-dependent oxidoreductase: protein MGTGSLAGQVGLVTGAGRGIGREIAIGLAAEGMAVGLVGRTQDKLIATLKECVRHGARGVAVTADVARPGAVREAVRSIERDLGPVDLLINNAGQVDRAEVPIWETDPAQWWQVVETNLRGPYNLLRNVLPGMVRRGRGRVINLNSGFALRPDGNYTAYATSKGALLQLSDNIADSVGRHGIVVLDISPGAVATDMTAGMPMFRDMKAWGSVPYMVAVTVDAARGRFDGLHGRFLHAGRDNLETLVASAATIRSTDARTLRLRPYGPEDPMA, encoded by the coding sequence ATGGGGACGGGATCACTCGCCGGACAGGTCGGACTGGTCACCGGAGCGGGACGCGGCATCGGGCGGGAGATCGCCATCGGACTGGCCGCCGAGGGCATGGCCGTCGGTCTCGTCGGCCGCACCCAGGACAAGCTGATCGCCACCCTGAAGGAGTGCGTCCGGCACGGCGCCCGCGGCGTCGCCGTCACCGCCGACGTCGCCCGGCCCGGCGCCGTCCGCGAAGCCGTCCGCTCGATCGAACGCGACCTCGGCCCCGTCGACCTGCTGATCAACAACGCCGGGCAGGTCGACCGCGCCGAAGTCCCGATCTGGGAGACCGACCCCGCCCAGTGGTGGCAGGTCGTCGAGACCAACCTGCGCGGCCCCTACAACCTGCTGCGCAACGTGCTGCCCGGCATGGTGCGGCGAGGGCGCGGCCGGGTCATCAACCTGAACAGCGGCTTCGCGCTGCGCCCCGACGGCAACTACACCGCCTACGCCACCTCCAAGGGCGCGCTGCTGCAGCTGTCCGACAACATCGCCGACTCGGTCGGCCGGCACGGCATCGTGGTCCTCGACATCAGCCCTGGGGCCGTCGCCACCGACATGACCGCCGGCATGCCGATGTTCCGCGACATGAAGGCCTGGGGCTCCGTCCCCTACATGGTCGCCGTCACCGTCGACGCGGCCCGCGGCCGTTTCGACGGACTGCACGGCCGCTTCCTGCACGCCGGGCGCGACAACCTGGAGACCCTGGTCGCCTCCGCCGCCACCATCCGCTCCACCGACGCCCGCACCCTGCGGCTGCGCCCGTACGGGCCGGAGGACCCGATGGCGTGA
- a CDS encoding 3-hydroxybutyryl-CoA dehydrogenase, producing MSDIARVGVVGCGLMGSGIAEVFARSGLDVLVSEASGEALELGRTRLTNSLETAVRRGKLSEQERDEALSRLAFTTELADFHDRDLVVEAVAEREDIKVKIFQTLDQVVTRRDAILASNTSSIPIVKLAAATGRPEQVIGLHFFNPAPVQKLVEVIPTLTTSAETTTRAEQFTVEVLGKEPIRARDRAGFVVNALLVPYLLSAVRMFESGVATAADIDKGMEAGCAHPMGPLRLCDLIGLDTIVSIAESMYDEYKEPLYAAPPLLSRMVDAGLLGRKSGRGFYDYTATA from the coding sequence GTGAGTGACATCGCGCGTGTCGGAGTGGTCGGCTGCGGGCTCATGGGGTCGGGCATCGCCGAGGTCTTCGCCCGTTCCGGCCTGGACGTGCTGGTCTCGGAGGCCAGTGGCGAGGCCCTGGAGCTGGGCCGGACCCGGCTGACCAACTCCCTGGAGACGGCCGTGCGGCGCGGCAAGCTGTCGGAGCAGGAGCGCGACGAGGCGCTGTCCCGGCTGGCGTTCACCACCGAGCTCGCCGACTTCCACGACCGGGACCTGGTGGTCGAGGCGGTCGCGGAGCGCGAGGACATCAAGGTCAAGATCTTCCAGACGCTGGACCAGGTGGTGACCCGCCGGGACGCGATCCTGGCCTCCAACACCTCCTCCATCCCGATCGTGAAGCTGGCGGCGGCGACCGGCCGCCCCGAGCAGGTGATCGGCCTGCACTTCTTCAACCCGGCGCCGGTGCAGAAGCTGGTCGAGGTGATCCCGACCCTGACCACCTCGGCGGAGACCACCACCCGCGCCGAGCAGTTCACCGTCGAGGTGCTCGGCAAGGAGCCGATCCGGGCCCGCGACCGGGCCGGCTTCGTGGTCAACGCCCTGCTGGTGCCGTACCTGCTGTCCGCGGTGCGGATGTTCGAGTCGGGCGTGGCGACGGCCGCCGACATCGACAAGGGCATGGAGGCGGGCTGCGCCCACCCGATGGGCCCGCTGCGGCTGTGCGACCTGATCGGCCTGGACACCATCGTCTCGATCGCCGAGTCGATGTACGACGAGTACAAGGAGCCGCTGTACGCGGCGCCGCCGCTGCTGTCCCGGATGGTCGACGCGGGCCTGCTGGGCCGCAAGTCCGGCCGCGGCTTCTACGACTACACCGCGACGGCCTGA
- a CDS encoding FxLYD domain-containing protein, which translates to MRIRAILTAACLAAAFAVAGCEPADGGGAANASAAARAADDDVEVTGCAVDPELHWPAATVRITNRTAVTSNYVVQIAFLDGAGRQVTTGAAAAGALPPGQQAEEQAQGVADPHGPVSCKVADVARYATP; encoded by the coding sequence ATGCGCATCCGAGCGATCCTCACCGCCGCCTGCCTGGCCGCCGCGTTCGCGGTCGCGGGCTGCGAACCGGCGGACGGGGGCGGAGCGGCGAACGCCTCCGCCGCCGCCCGGGCCGCCGACGACGACGTCGAGGTGACCGGGTGCGCGGTCGACCCCGAGCTGCACTGGCCCGCCGCCACCGTGCGGATCACCAACCGCACCGCCGTCACCAGCAACTACGTGGTGCAGATCGCGTTCCTGGACGGCGCGGGCCGGCAGGTCACCACCGGCGCGGCCGCCGCCGGGGCGCTCCCGCCGGGGCAGCAGGCGGAAGAGCAGGCCCAGGGCGTCGCCGACCCGCACGGCCCGGTCAGCTGCAAGGTCGCCGACGTCGCCCGCTACGCCACCCCCTGA
- a CDS encoding chitosanase yields MRTMPRTARAAVAVLLTALPLTLATAGVGNAAGVGLDDAHKKEIAMELVSSAENSSLDWKAQYKYIEDIGDGRGYTAGIIGFCSGTGDMLELVEHYTDLKPGNVLAKYLPALKKVNGTESHSGLGSAFTRDWATAAKDTVFQRAQNDERDRVYFNPSVKQAKSDGLRALGQFIYYDAIVMHGPGNSSDSFGGIRAAAMKKAKTPAQGGDETAYLNAFLDARKVIMKQEEAHADTSRVDTEQRVFLNNKNFDLNPPLKWKVYGDPYQINS; encoded by the coding sequence ATGCGCACCATGCCTCGCACCGCCCGGGCCGCCGTGGCGGTCCTGCTCACCGCCCTCCCCCTGACCCTGGCCACCGCCGGGGTGGGCAACGCCGCCGGCGTCGGGCTCGACGACGCGCACAAGAAGGAGATCGCCATGGAGCTGGTCTCCTCGGCGGAGAACTCCTCGCTGGACTGGAAGGCGCAGTACAAGTACATCGAGGACATCGGCGACGGCCGCGGCTACACCGCCGGCATCATCGGCTTCTGCTCCGGCACCGGCGACATGCTGGAGCTGGTCGAGCACTACACCGACCTGAAGCCCGGCAACGTGCTGGCGAAGTACCTGCCCGCCCTGAAGAAGGTCAACGGCACCGAGTCGCACTCCGGCCTGGGCAGCGCGTTCACCAGGGACTGGGCGACCGCCGCCAAGGACACCGTCTTCCAGCGGGCGCAGAACGACGAGCGCGACCGGGTGTACTTCAACCCGTCGGTGAAGCAGGCCAAGTCGGACGGCCTGCGCGCGCTCGGCCAGTTCATCTACTACGACGCCATCGTGATGCACGGCCCCGGCAACAGCTCGGACAGCTTCGGCGGCATCCGGGCCGCGGCCATGAAGAAGGCCAAGACCCCGGCCCAGGGCGGCGACGAGACCGCCTACCTGAACGCCTTCCTGGACGCCCGCAAGGTGATCATGAAGCAGGAGGAGGCGCACGCCGACACCAGCCGGGTCGACACCGAGCAGCGGGTGTTCCTGAACAACAAGAACTTCGACCTCAACCCGCCGCTGAAGTGGAAGGTCTACGGGGACCCGTACCAGATCAACAGCTGA
- a CDS encoding GNAT family N-acetyltransferase, whose amino-acid sequence MEIREATPEDWAAVWPFFHRIVAAGETFTYPADLSSATARDWWLLNAPNRTVVAVDDHGTVVGTAKMNNNQWGNGSHVASASYMVDPDHAGRGTGRALCEHTLDWARRQGFRAMQFNAVVATNTAAVALYRSLGFTIIGTVPEGFHHPAHGYVGLHVMHRPL is encoded by the coding sequence ATGGAGATCCGCGAAGCCACCCCCGAGGACTGGGCCGCCGTCTGGCCGTTCTTCCACCGCATCGTCGCCGCCGGCGAGACCTTCACCTACCCGGCCGACCTCAGCTCCGCCACCGCCCGCGACTGGTGGCTGCTGAACGCCCCCAACCGCACCGTGGTCGCCGTCGACGACCACGGCACGGTGGTCGGCACCGCCAAGATGAACAACAACCAGTGGGGCAACGGCTCCCACGTCGCCAGCGCCAGCTACATGGTCGACCCCGACCACGCCGGCCGCGGCACCGGCCGCGCCCTGTGCGAGCACACCCTCGACTGGGCCCGCCGGCAGGGCTTCCGCGCCATGCAGTTCAACGCCGTCGTCGCCACCAACACGGCCGCCGTCGCGCTGTACCGCTCACTCGGCTTCACGATCATCGGCACCGTGCCCGAAGGCTTCCACCACCCCGCCCACGGCTACGTCGGACTGCACGTCATGCACCGCCCGCTGTGA